The following proteins are encoded in a genomic region of Haloarcula marina:
- a CDS encoding PHP-associated domain-containing protein, with protein MTSEGYAVDLHVKILNEQVVQRAKARGLDALVYAPHFIRLPNIRARAERFSDEELQIYPARELFTGTWQRRRHLLAVGLNEQVPDFLTLDGTMAELQRQDAAVLVPHPGFLSVSLGIEEIRTHANNIDAVEAYNPKYLPHHERRARHIASETGLPTFGSSYAHLTRTVGEVWTEFEEPLADEAALVEALQSGAPRRVVHRDGPSHALRRALEFAHLGYENSWEKFDRVMLQGTAPTHPDHVAYDGQFDDVKVY; from the coding sequence GTGACGAGTGAGGGGTACGCCGTCGACCTGCACGTGAAGATACTGAACGAGCAGGTCGTCCAACGAGCGAAAGCCCGCGGCCTCGACGCCCTCGTGTACGCGCCGCACTTCATTCGGTTGCCGAACATCAGGGCGCGGGCCGAGCGGTTCTCCGACGAAGAGTTGCAGATTTACCCGGCCCGCGAACTGTTCACGGGGACGTGGCAGCGCCGTCGGCACCTCCTCGCCGTCGGCCTCAACGAGCAGGTACCGGACTTTCTCACCCTCGACGGGACGATGGCGGAACTCCAGCGACAGGACGCGGCGGTGCTGGTTCCCCATCCCGGATTCCTGAGCGTCAGCCTCGGTATCGAGGAGATACGGACCCACGCGAACAACATCGACGCGGTGGAGGCGTACAATCCCAAATACCTGCCCCACCACGAACGGCGGGCGCGCCACATCGCCAGCGAGACGGGCCTGCCGACGTTCGGGTCCTCCTACGCGCATCTGACCCGCACCGTCGGCGAGGTGTGGACCGAATTCGAGGAACCGCTGGCTGACGAGGCGGCCCTCGTCGAGGCGTTGCAGTCCGGCGCACCTCGGCGGGTCGTCCACCGTGACGGACCGAGTCACGCGCTCCGGCGGGCGCTGGAGTTCGCGCACCTCGGTTACGAGAACAGTTGGGAGAAGTTCGACCGCGTGATGTTACAGGGCACCGCGCCGACCCATCCGGACCACGTCGCCTACGACGGGCAGTTCGACGACGTGAAGGTGTACTAA
- a CDS encoding DUF7565 family protein produces the protein MPRWECAIEGDDSQFDHVEDLIVHQSTEHDRISCKVCGTVVPDGYFAIKHAFDEHSRAEYVRAYDASAAEVRRRENIKESVEAAADMNEVIERLEG, from the coding sequence ATGCCACGCTGGGAGTGCGCCATCGAGGGGGACGACAGCCAGTTCGACCACGTCGAGGACCTCATCGTCCACCAGTCGACCGAACACGACCGCATCTCGTGTAAGGTGTGCGGGACCGTCGTCCCCGACGGCTATTTCGCCATCAAACACGCCTTCGACGAACACTCACGCGCCGAGTACGTCCGCGCCTACGACGCCTCCGCCGCCGAGGTCCGTCGCCGCGAGAACATCAAAGAGTCAGTCGAGGCCGCCGCCGACATGAACGAAGTCATCGAGCGACTGGAAGGGTAA
- a CDS encoding transcription elongation factor Spt5, with the protein MGIYAVKTTASQERTVADMIINREEPDIHAALAPDSLTSYVMVEADDHAVFDRILDEIPHANGVVQGESSIAEVEHFLSPKPDVEGIAEGDIVELIAGPFKGEKAQVQRIDEGKDQVTVELYEATVPIPVTVRGDQIRVLDSEER; encoded by the coding sequence ATGGGTATCTACGCAGTCAAGACCACGGCGAGTCAGGAACGCACCGTCGCGGACATGATTATCAACCGCGAGGAACCGGACATCCACGCGGCGCTGGCCCCGGACTCGCTGACGAGTTACGTCATGGTCGAGGCCGACGACCACGCCGTGTTCGACCGCATCTTGGACGAGATTCCCCACGCCAACGGCGTCGTGCAAGGCGAGTCCTCCATCGCGGAAGTCGAGCACTTCCTCTCGCCGAAACCGGACGTGGAGGGCATCGCCGAGGGGGACATCGTCGAACTCATCGCCGGGCCGTTCAAAGGCGAGAAGGCCCAGGTCCAGCGCATCGACGAGGGCAAAGACCAGGTCACCGTCGAACTGTACGAGGCGACGGTCCCGATTCCGGTCACCGTGCGCGGCGACCAGATTCGCGTGCTGGACAGTGAGGAGCGCTGA
- a CDS encoding protein translocase SEC61 complex subunit gamma, with translation MDVPYDLTSYVRVLKLASTPSWEEFSQIAKIAGAGIVLVGLIGFIIFAIMTFVPGSKPV, from the coding sequence ATGGACGTTCCCTACGACCTCACCTCCTACGTGCGCGTGCTCAAGTTGGCGAGCACCCCGTCGTGGGAGGAGTTCTCGCAAATCGCAAAGATAGCCGGTGCGGGCATCGTGCTCGTCGGCCTCATCGGGTTCATCATCTTCGCCATCATGACCTTCGTCCCTGGCAGCAAGCCGGTGTAA
- the ftsZ gene encoding cell division protein FtsZ, which translates to MDSIIDDAIDEAEEEHDASSDAESAAETTPSREDMSTSGQMTDEELASVVKDLETKITVVGCGGAGGNTVTRMMEEGIHGAKLVAANTDAQHLADEVKADTKILIGRKRTGGRGAGSVPKIGEEAAQEDIEDIQQSISGSDMVFVTAGLGGGTGTGSAPVVAQAAQEAGALTISIVTIPFTAEGERRRANADAGLERLRAVSDTVIVVPNDRLLDYAPSMPLQDAFKICDRVLMRSVKGMTELITKPGLVNVDFADVRTIMENGGVAMIGLGESDSENKAQDSIRSALRSPLLDVEFDGANSALVNVVGGPDMSIEEAEGVVEEIYDRIDPDARIIWGASINNEFEGKMETMIVVTGVESPQIYGKSEAEQERAAQQLGDDIDYVD; encoded by the coding sequence ATGGACTCGATTATCGACGACGCCATCGACGAAGCCGAAGAGGAGCACGATGCATCCTCGGACGCCGAGTCGGCAGCGGAGACGACGCCGAGCAGAGAGGACATGTCCACCTCCGGGCAGATGACCGACGAGGAACTCGCGAGCGTCGTCAAAGACCTCGAAACGAAGATTACCGTCGTCGGGTGTGGCGGGGCCGGTGGGAACACCGTCACCCGGATGATGGAAGAGGGTATCCACGGCGCGAAACTCGTCGCCGCCAACACCGACGCCCAGCACCTCGCGGACGAGGTGAAAGCCGACACGAAGATACTCATCGGCCGGAAGCGCACCGGCGGCCGCGGCGCTGGCTCGGTCCCGAAAATCGGCGAGGAAGCCGCCCAAGAGGACATCGAGGACATCCAGCAGTCCATCAGCGGGTCCGACATGGTGTTCGTCACCGCCGGTCTCGGCGGCGGGACCGGCACAGGCTCTGCCCCCGTCGTCGCACAGGCCGCCCAAGAGGCCGGTGCGCTCACTATCTCTATCGTCACGATTCCGTTCACCGCGGAGGGCGAACGCCGCCGCGCCAACGCCGACGCCGGTCTGGAACGTCTGCGCGCCGTCTCCGACACCGTCATCGTCGTCCCGAACGACCGCCTGCTTGACTACGCGCCGTCGATGCCCCTCCAGGACGCCTTCAAAATCTGTGACCGCGTCCTCATGCGCTCGGTGAAGGGGATGACCGAACTCATCACCAAGCCCGGTCTGGTCAACGTCGACTTCGCCGACGTTCGCACCATCATGGAGAACGGCGGCGTCGCGATGATCGGCCTCGGCGAGTCCGACTCCGAGAACAAGGCCCAAGACTCCATCCGCTCCGCGCTCCGCTCGCCGCTGCTGGACGTGGAGTTCGACGGCGCGAACTCCGCGCTGGTCAACGTCGTCGGCGGTCCGGACATGTCCATCGAGGAAGCCGAAGGCGTCGTCGAGGAGATTTACGACCGCATCGACCCCGACGCCCGCATCATCTGGGGGGCGTCTATCAACAACGAGTTCGAGGGGAAGATGGAGACGATGATAGTCGTCACCGGCGTCGAGAGTCCGCAGATTTACGGCAAGAGCGAGGCCGAACAGGAACGGGCCGCCCAGCAGTTGGGCGACGACATCGACTACGTCGACTGA
- a CDS encoding D-aminoacyl-tRNA deacylase, with amino-acid sequence MLAIVVSRADEASVHVGDHLRELADWTTVEDETRPDDEGGGTVYRTDGAELREFDALHLDIDDAAAAFGDPECLVFASRHAGDTGKLLTAHHTGNFGAAEYGGESGRFARACPNAHREVVDALTEFAPDDYEVGMECTHHGPTEVGAPSMFVEVGSAEAQWRDPEAARAVARAVLALRDATADALTENGTRRHLVGFGGGHYAPRFERVVRETDWAVGHIAAEWCLDALDEWADSDEARAATVDRAFEASAADYALLEADHPELVETIESLGYRVVDETFVRETTGVPLGLVSALEDAVGAVAEGLRFGDPAADDPEWRVAEIPEDLLAEARGIDAETVRSWLERDAVAFGTEQNGTVVAGPVVLSAEQSRDAAVSMLADVLRQRYDSVVREDGALVAREQRFDPERARTLGVPEGPKFGKLSAGQPVEVDGDEIPPESVQRERIRQFTL; translated from the coding sequence ATGCTCGCTATCGTCGTCTCGCGCGCGGACGAAGCCTCCGTCCACGTCGGCGACCACCTCCGAGAACTCGCCGATTGGACGACGGTCGAGGACGAAACACGACCTGACGACGAGGGTGGCGGCACAGTGTACCGGACCGACGGCGCGGAACTCCGCGAGTTCGACGCGCTCCATCTGGACATCGACGACGCCGCGGCCGCCTTCGGCGACCCGGAGTGTCTCGTCTTCGCCTCGCGCCACGCCGGTGACACCGGGAAACTGCTGACTGCCCACCACACCGGGAACTTCGGCGCGGCCGAGTACGGCGGCGAGTCCGGTCGCTTCGCGCGTGCCTGCCCGAACGCTCACCGGGAAGTCGTCGACGCGCTGACCGAGTTCGCGCCGGACGACTACGAGGTCGGCATGGAGTGTACGCACCACGGACCGACTGAAGTCGGCGCTCCCTCGATGTTCGTCGAAGTGGGGAGCGCCGAGGCGCAGTGGCGCGACCCCGAAGCGGCCCGAGCGGTGGCACGGGCCGTCCTCGCGCTCCGCGACGCGACGGCCGACGCCCTGACCGAGAACGGCACTCGACGCCACCTCGTCGGCTTCGGCGGCGGTCACTACGCGCCCCGCTTCGAGCGCGTGGTCCGCGAGACGGACTGGGCAGTCGGCCACATCGCCGCCGAGTGGTGTCTCGACGCCCTCGACGAGTGGGCCGACAGCGACGAGGCCCGAGCGGCCACCGTCGACCGCGCATTCGAGGCCAGCGCCGCCGACTACGCGCTCCTCGAAGCCGACCATCCGGAACTGGTCGAGACTATCGAGTCGCTTGGCTATCGGGTCGTCGACGAGACGTTCGTCAGGGAGACGACGGGCGTTCCGCTGGGGCTGGTCTCGGCGCTCGAAGACGCCGTCGGGGCCGTCGCCGAGGGCCTGCGCTTTGGCGACCCGGCCGCCGACGACCCCGAGTGGCGCGTCGCCGAGATTCCCGAGGACTTGCTCGCGGAAGCGCGGGGCATCGACGCCGAGACGGTGCGGTCGTGGCTCGAACGCGACGCCGTGGCGTTCGGCACCGAACAGAACGGGACCGTCGTCGCCGGACCGGTCGTGCTGTCCGCCGAGCAGTCACGGGACGCCGCGGTGTCGATGCTGGCCGACGTGCTTCGGCAGCGCTACGACAGCGTCGTGCGCGAAGACGGTGCGCTGGTCGCCCGCGAACAGCGGTTCGATCCGGAGCGCGCGCGGACCCTCGGCGTCCCGGAAGGACCGAAGTTCGGCAAGCTGTCGGCAGGGCAACCAGTCGAAGTCGACGGAGACGAGATACCGCCGGAGAGCGTTCAGAGAGAACGTATACGTCAATTTACGTTGTAG
- a CDS encoding sodium:calcium antiporter, with amino-acid sequence MSRLRHPLVQVGLAVLLTAGWVVAGLLGVGMDILTTVAVSGLAVLGASFLLAWGAETAEKDVPRAFAIAVLAVLAVAPEYAVDALFAWNAGAGGATIEACSQLSAAAIEAGETPLAEACHDANLAIANMTGANRILIGIGWAGIAVFTILRAASTNDPAVESRDGLLADVVTLDKDIATEIAFLLAATAWAFAVPLGGGIGALDTLFLVGLYVTYIGLVLKSDIEESDHTVGVPLYFQQWSLPWRPIAVLALFGYSGAMIFTAVEPFAHGLEEIGLQIGVPSFFMIQWIAPLASESPELIVVAVLVNKARSTAGFNALISSKLNQWTLLIGTIAVIYSLALGRYGVLPFDSRQSAEIWITAGQSFFALAILCNFEISVREAIVLFSLFISQVLIEFALIQDLLVLPITSHDLLLVYTGLYVVAGVVLFAVRWRSAKLLVGLAADAFRSAMGNEPVHPERAD; translated from the coding sequence GTGAGTCGTCTACGTCATCCACTCGTTCAGGTCGGCCTTGCCGTCCTGTTGACCGCTGGCTGGGTCGTCGCGGGTCTCCTCGGCGTCGGTATGGACATCCTCACGACCGTCGCGGTGAGCGGGCTCGCCGTCCTCGGCGCGTCGTTTCTCCTCGCGTGGGGCGCGGAGACTGCCGAGAAAGACGTACCGCGGGCGTTCGCCATCGCGGTCCTCGCCGTGTTGGCCGTCGCGCCGGAGTACGCCGTCGACGCGCTGTTCGCGTGGAACGCCGGGGCTGGCGGGGCGACTATCGAGGCCTGTAGCCAACTGTCCGCAGCGGCCATCGAAGCGGGCGAAACGCCGTTGGCGGAGGCCTGTCACGACGCCAACCTCGCCATCGCCAACATGACCGGTGCGAACCGCATCCTCATCGGCATCGGCTGGGCCGGTATCGCCGTGTTCACCATCCTCCGGGCCGCCTCGACCAACGACCCCGCAGTCGAGTCACGCGACGGATTGCTGGCCGACGTAGTCACCCTCGACAAAGACATCGCGACCGAAATCGCGTTCCTGCTCGCCGCGACGGCGTGGGCCTTCGCCGTGCCACTCGGCGGCGGTATCGGCGCGCTGGACACGCTGTTCCTCGTCGGTCTCTACGTCACCTACATCGGCCTCGTCCTCAAGTCAGATATCGAGGAGTCCGACCACACCGTGGGCGTCCCGCTGTACTTCCAGCAGTGGTCCCTCCCCTGGCGGCCCATCGCCGTCCTCGCGCTCTTCGGGTACTCGGGCGCGATGATTTTCACGGCCGTCGAACCGTTCGCGCACGGACTGGAGGAAATCGGCCTGCAAATCGGCGTCCCCTCCTTCTTCATGATTCAGTGGATTGCGCCGCTGGCGAGCGAGTCGCCCGAACTCATCGTCGTCGCCGTCCTCGTCAATAAGGCTCGCTCGACGGCCGGGTTCAACGCGCTCATCTCTTCGAAACTGAACCAGTGGACGCTCCTCATCGGGACAATCGCCGTCATCTACTCCCTCGCGCTGGGCCGGTACGGCGTCCTCCCCTTTGACTCCCGACAGTCGGCGGAGATATGGATTACCGCCGGACAGTCCTTCTTCGCGTTAGCGATTCTCTGTAACTTCGAAATCTCCGTTCGCGAGGCCATCGTGCTGTTCAGTCTGTTCATCTCGCAGGTGCTGATAGAGTTCGCGCTCATCCAGGACCTGCTGGTGTTGCCCATCACGAGCCACGACCTGTTGCTCGTCTACACGGGCCTGTACGTCGTCGCCGGAGTCGTCCTGTTCGCCGTCCGGTGGCGGTCGGCGAAACTGCTCGTCGGACTGGCCGCCGACGCGTTCCGGAGCGCGATGGGGAACGAACCGGTCCACCCCGAACGGGCCGACTGA
- a CDS encoding shikimate dehydrogenase, which translates to MNVYGLIGNPVGHSLSPPMHEAGYEALGIDAKYVTFEPPADEGAAAVEAAEKLGVAGLNVTIPFKQDVLAAVDPDPLAQRIGAVNTVDFSGETPRGYNTDAVGAVRALDHHGVELSGTTVVVGAGGAGRAVAFGLADEGMAVRIANRTESKAVDLAADVPEASGHGLDELAELLADADVLVNCTSVGMDEDATPVPAEALHGDLAVLDAVYSPIETRLLRDAAAAGATTVDGAWMLLYQGVEAFERWTGEDAPVDSMNAALRAGL; encoded by the coding sequence ATGAACGTCTACGGTCTCATCGGGAATCCGGTCGGCCACTCGCTGTCGCCGCCGATGCACGAGGCAGGGTACGAGGCGCTCGGTATCGACGCGAAGTACGTCACCTTCGAACCGCCCGCAGACGAGGGCGCGGCGGCCGTCGAAGCGGCCGAAAAACTTGGCGTTGCGGGTCTGAACGTCACCATCCCGTTCAAACAGGACGTCCTCGCGGCCGTCGACCCGGACCCGTTGGCCCAGCGCATCGGCGCGGTCAACACCGTCGATTTCTCCGGTGAGACGCCGCGGGGCTACAACACTGACGCCGTCGGGGCAGTCCGCGCCCTCGACCACCACGGCGTCGAGCTATCCGGGACGACGGTCGTCGTCGGCGCGGGCGGGGCCGGTCGCGCCGTCGCGTTCGGACTTGCCGACGAAGGGATGGCGGTCCGCATCGCCAACCGGACCGAATCGAAGGCCGTCGACCTCGCGGCCGACGTACCCGAGGCGAGCGGGCACGGCCTCGACGAACTCGCGGAACTACTGGCCGACGCCGACGTGCTGGTCAACTGCACGAGCGTCGGGATGGACGAGGACGCGACGCCGGTTCCGGCCGAGGCGCTCCACGGCGACCTCGCCGTCCTCGACGCGGTGTACTCGCCCATCGAGACGCGACTGCTCCGGGACGCCGCCGCGGCGGGGGCGACGACCGTCGACGGCGCGTGGATGTTACTGTATCAGGGAGTCGAGGCGTTCGAACGATGGACGGGCGAAGACGCGCCCGTGGATTCGATGAACGCGGCGCTCCGTGCCGGTTTGTGA
- a CDS encoding helix-hairpin-helix domain-containing protein, whose amino-acid sequence MGLLQKLKSALGLDGSESSGRRSSGDVDVTVEREPSTESEDAVKGTETATTADSAADTGTGTETESETGTETKSETETETDADSSADSESDAAEESEDAAEEDVDADLIEDEIPEGTEEESEAAAADATVPEAEPDDGSSLPVTEIKGIGPAYAERLSGLDIESVGDLAAADAADIAAETDLSESRVAGWIERAQDY is encoded by the coding sequence ATGGGTCTACTTCAGAAGCTAAAGTCTGCGCTCGGGCTCGACGGCTCGGAGTCTTCCGGGAGGCGCTCTTCCGGAGATGTCGACGTCACCGTCGAGCGAGAGCCATCTACCGAATCCGAAGATGCGGTCAAAGGGACTGAGACAGCGACGACTGCGGACTCTGCGGCCGACACTGGGACCGGGACAGAGACCGAATCCGAGACAGGGACCGAGACCAAGAGCGAGACCGAGACCGAGACTGACGCCGACAGTTCGGCGGACAGCGAGAGCGATGCCGCCGAGGAATCCGAGGACGCGGCCGAGGAGGACGTGGACGCGGACCTAATCGAGGACGAGATACCGGAAGGGACCGAGGAAGAGTCGGAAGCGGCGGCCGCCGACGCGACGGTCCCCGAGGCCGAACCCGACGACGGGAGTTCCCTGCCCGTCACCGAAATCAAGGGTATCGGTCCGGCCTACGCCGAGCGACTGTCGGGCCTCGACATCGAGTCGGTCGGCGACCTCGCCGCGGCCGACGCCGCCGACATCGCGGCCGAGACTGACCTCTCGGAGAGCCGCGTCGCCGGGTGGATAGAACGCGCACAGGACTACTGA
- the pabB gene encoding aminodeoxychorismate synthase, component I, producing the protein MPTVKTGRDAFERLAADAPPTARVPVAVRVTVDDPFDAYRRARDDVGGVYLGTTGGQSGWGYFATTPADFCEVNPGDGDSLPRLAAVLDGETLVRGDCSVPYPCGAIGWLSYDIARELEDLPEHAVADRALPRLQVATYDRVAAWEEPRGDGPVELTITACPRLDEFDTAGLAYEFGREHALELARVAVDGDPSVGPPAVDTDSAAFESDCTRDAFAERVRAVKQYIRDGDTFQANVSQRLTAPAAVHPVEAFDALRTVNPAPYSALVEFPGVDLVSASPELLLHRDGDRLVTEPIAGTRPRGETTAADEELEADLLDDEKERAEHAMLVDLERNDLGKVSRFGSVEVTDYRRVDRYSAVMHLVSEVEGRLRERATLEDAIAAVFPGGTITGAPKPRTMEIIDEVERTRRGPYTGSIGIFGFDGRATLNIVIRTLVRYADEYHLRVGAGIVHDSDPDSEYDETLDKGRALVTAVDEALGRRANLSVGGSR; encoded by the coding sequence ATGCCAACGGTGAAGACTGGCCGCGACGCTTTCGAGCGACTCGCGGCGGACGCGCCGCCGACAGCCCGCGTGCCGGTGGCCGTCCGCGTGACCGTCGACGACCCGTTCGACGCCTACCGACGGGCGCGCGACGACGTTGGTGGCGTGTACCTCGGCACGACCGGCGGACAGTCCGGGTGGGGCTACTTCGCGACGACGCCAGCCGATTTCTGCGAGGTGAATCCCGGGGATGGCGATTCGCTGCCTCGACTCGCTGCCGTCTTAGACGGGGAGACGCTCGTTCGCGGGGACTGTTCGGTCCCGTACCCCTGCGGCGCAATCGGCTGGCTCTCCTACGACATCGCCCGGGAACTGGAAGACCTGCCCGAGCACGCAGTCGCCGACCGCGCCCTCCCGCGGTTGCAGGTCGCCACGTACGACCGCGTCGCGGCGTGGGAGGAACCCCGCGGTGACGGCCCCGTCGAACTCACGATTACCGCCTGCCCGCGACTCGACGAGTTCGACACCGCGGGGCTGGCCTACGAGTTCGGCCGCGAACACGCCCTCGAACTCGCCCGCGTGGCCGTCGACGGCGACCCGAGCGTCGGCCCGCCAGCGGTCGACACCGACTCCGCTGCCTTCGAGAGCGACTGCACCCGCGACGCCTTCGCCGAGCGGGTGCGAGCGGTCAAACAGTACATCCGCGACGGCGATACGTTTCAGGCGAACGTCTCCCAGCGACTCACCGCGCCCGCCGCGGTCCATCCGGTCGAAGCGTTCGACGCGCTTCGGACGGTCAACCCAGCACCGTACTCGGCGCTCGTGGAGTTTCCCGGCGTCGATTTGGTCAGCGCCAGCCCGGAACTCCTCCTCCATCGGGACGGCGACCGCCTCGTCACCGAACCTATCGCGGGGACCCGACCGCGCGGAGAGACGACTGCGGCCGACGAGGAACTGGAGGCCGACCTGCTCGACGACGAGAAAGAGCGGGCCGAACACGCGATGCTCGTCGACCTCGAACGAAACGACCTCGGGAAGGTCAGCCGATTCGGGAGCGTCGAGGTGACCGACTACCGGCGCGTCGACCGCTACTCGGCGGTGATGCACCTCGTCTCGGAAGTCGAAGGCCGACTCCGAGAGCGGGCGACCCTCGAAGACGCAATCGCGGCGGTGTTCCCCGGCGGGACCATCACGGGCGCGCCCAAGCCGCGGACGATGGAGATAATCGACGAGGTCGAACGGACCCGCCGCGGCCCGTACACCGGTTCTATCGGTATCTTCGGATTCGACGGCCGGGCGACGCTGAACATCGTCATCCGCACGCTAGTCCGGTACGCCGACGAGTACCACCTCCGGGTCGGCGCGGGCATCGTCCACGACTCGGACCCGGACAGCGAGTACGACGAGACGCTGGACAAGGGCCGGGCGCTCGTCACCGCCGTCGACGAGGCGCTGGGTCGTCGGGCGAACCTCTCGGTGGGGGGGTCCCGATGA
- a CDS encoding anthranilate synthase component II yields MSDSSHQRGRGAPPSDSLAPTILVVDNYDSFAYNLVQYVGEVLLRLDGTEDDVLVRRNDAVTVDEIHDLAPDGIVVSPGPGTPEAAGISMPTFAELRYPTLGVCLGHQALCAANGSTVGHAEAVVHGKSSFVTHDGEGIFEGVPDPVKVGRYHSLAVRRDDLPDVLEETAYTVEDDGGEESIVMGVRHRELPHVGVQFHPESILTDHGKRMVENFCHTCTTT; encoded by the coding sequence ATGAGCGATTCGAGCCACCAGCGGGGTCGCGGCGCACCGCCCAGCGACTCGCTCGCCCCGACAATTCTCGTCGTCGACAACTACGACTCGTTCGCGTACAACCTCGTCCAGTACGTCGGCGAGGTGCTACTGCGACTGGACGGCACGGAGGACGACGTGCTCGTTCGGCGCAACGACGCCGTCACCGTCGACGAGATTCACGACCTCGCTCCGGACGGCATCGTCGTCTCGCCGGGACCGGGGACTCCCGAAGCCGCCGGTATCTCGATGCCGACGTTCGCGGAACTCCGGTATCCGACGCTCGGCGTCTGTCTCGGCCATCAGGCGCTGTGTGCCGCCAACGGGTCGACCGTGGGCCACGCCGAGGCCGTCGTCCACGGCAAGTCCTCGTTCGTGACCCACGACGGCGAGGGCATCTTCGAGGGCGTGCCCGACCCCGTGAAAGTCGGCCGGTATCACTCGCTCGCGGTTCGCCGCGACGACCTGCCGGACGTGCTGGAGGAGACGGCCTACACCGTGGAGGACGACGGCGGCGAGGAGAGCATCGTCATGGGCGTCCGCCACCGCGAACTCCCCCACGTCGGCGTCCAGTTCCACCCTGAAAGCATCCTGACCGACCACGGGAAACGGATGGTCGAGAACTTCTGTCACACATGCACTACCACGTAA
- a CDS encoding aminotransferase class IV, translating to MHYHVNGDLVPESEATVSVLDRGFAYGDGVFETLRVYGGDPFAWDAHRARLQRSAETLGFGEAIPDDLRERVDETLDANDLTEAYCKVSVTRGVQPGKLTPGAEVDPTVVVVVKELPRGGRDGERVWDGPADVQTVRTRRIPSEAVPADAKTHNYLNGILGRLELRRAAVDGDAADECLMRDVDGNVVEGATSNVFFVSDNALRTPSEGLDLLPGITREVVVELAQEEGFPVETGAYSLDAIRDADEAFLTNSTWEIRPIGTVDGIDVGAGPMTKLLQRLYDERIETEHY from the coding sequence ATGCACTACCACGTAAACGGCGACCTCGTACCCGAATCCGAGGCGACGGTGTCGGTGCTTGACCGCGGGTTCGCCTACGGTGACGGCGTGTTCGAGACCCTGCGGGTATACGGCGGCGACCCGTTTGCGTGGGACGCCCACCGCGCCCGCCTCCAGCGGAGCGCCGAGACGCTGGGGTTCGGCGAGGCGATTCCGGACGACCTGCGCGAACGAGTCGACGAGACGCTCGACGCGAACGACCTCACCGAGGCGTACTGCAAAGTCTCGGTCACTCGCGGCGTCCAACCGGGGAAACTCACCCCCGGGGCCGAGGTGGACCCCACGGTAGTCGTCGTCGTGAAAGAACTCCCGCGCGGCGGCCGGGACGGCGAGCGAGTCTGGGACGGCCCCGCCGACGTGCAGACGGTCCGGACTCGTCGGATTCCGAGCGAGGCAGTCCCGGCGGACGCGAAGACCCACAACTACCTCAACGGCATCCTCGGGCGACTCGAACTCCGACGGGCGGCCGTCGACGGCGACGCCGCCGACGAGTGTCTCATGCGGGACGTAGACGGCAACGTCGTCGAGGGCGCGACGAGCAACGTCTTCTTCGTCTCCGACAACGCGCTCCGGACGCCGAGCGAGGGGTTGGACCTGCTTCCGGGCATCACCCGAGAAGTCGTGGTCGAACTTGCCCAGGAAGAGGGATTCCCCGTCGAGACGGGGGCGTACTCGTTGGACGCGATTCGGGACGCCGACGAGGCGTTCCTGACGAACTCGACGTGGGAGATTCGCCCGATAGGGACCGTCGACGGCATCGACGTGGGTGCCGGTCCGATGACGAAACTGCTCCAGCGCCTGTACGACGAGCGAATCGAGACCGAACACTACTGA